A window of the Besnoitia besnoiti strain Bb-Ger1 chromosome VI, whole genome shotgun sequence genome harbors these coding sequences:
- a CDS encoding GYF domain-containing protein (encoded by transcript BESB_065120): MDQPVAESGGAARGSLPGGGKAVGVSSAGEERLCAKSACTFLVQEKRGLRFFQVLTAPSPDSKKGKKKLVELFHRTGMQQATWSPCGRRLAIVSQEQGLLVFQHPTWAVEDVAALWNRPAAPSSYCSERGAAAKAAKGGAGGVGSGVEAEEDEEAKREEISQALISEIEQLALRLPEGSLAASSQSPPKYLQWSPLGTYLVAFYNVENQRKAMGDDEVGSQDHNVFVWNVGTKAIVASFYVRRLVGSQWPLLKWRDDELFCCIASRNCIQVFAGHDLKKMLLRFAVPRVFNIELAPCFSPELEQELMIGAFCPAASPPGPTLSSVASQGLSTPNPQTAQFYVFQIPSVAAAAAEAAASRSCDVDWTLNPQTALQDLLQAQRPNFEKTESALKSAAALVSDPNAGLVGGGKAEKKKAAQSDSETEADAKRDVAGKQLVFHTVDEEEVKGALAAASTDVEAFERALVRCVVRQVVAVADSAELAWSPSGTGLIVMANTTVDAAGENYGGVGDCWYFCREPPLDEVARLQQMRAEMESLLSSCGSSSPHFRAIQAAAASVHRFADAIQNLTSFVKKLSKKVAQDAKWSPTRDEFVLIEGKSPSDIYLLDKHCHIRFSFPPKYRNTINWGPFGQMVAIGGFGNLAGELSFWYRDSNVRGMSLITEWRAACTVQSLWAPSGDLFLTASTYPRMKVDNVFRVFDYEGEEIASVKFEELYKVAWKPESDLAPPPAPQRNELALEQTSKGFYRPKNAQGILARVMRGELDESALPEELRRKPEDAKKKRGAAGTPGTAGASGAAPIAADGSTAPAGTSKKAERDWGGLLDWRLHAKEESRAAAAAAAAGSGPEASSEEGTTASSKGTAADAVAGAGRARGRTKSGAGAQSPAPAEAAARGVSGGAAATRGGAGASQGGKGTSLSSASSTFSTEQSRRSSRSPVPSEGAKAPGDREEDKEKPASVSSLSSPRGESAGAQASLSRSRGAADGDNHSQERKRDGKGKGGKSANSERLDAGGTEGGKQEIQQGIACHEEEAETSSSVAGTLPEEAGARAARAQEALSTAQQRVLHGHGSVSFLQALTSSNSSSLFRPSPPSSLSSGAAGPSPLSSSYPGVIGPSSASSRSSSSDPAPPSAASSGAFPSTASPPGAAAPGRSGTVPVGGGAGPSGFNKAPGPSASHTNAPPHYEELLRAFRNIVPPGALHVLQHQEGRGQQLSSLGGVSADGRGGPGAQGSGPGGAAGGFGQAHGADSNAAAVANAQAALGAVLARLQQQSKAGSGGAGDGRAGSASVPGHFRAAPGGAGQGGSSASNAAAFCAELASRVQQQRGMAGGAGASSVASSQLLKQQLLQQFARQQGQLSGEGLAAFMARSGSLGEGGGLAGAASEGRGPSGPGAGSAASSITHAQEVMQLLEHLRRGNTAEAVQFAQGSRAVWALLQAAAQKQKLPMQTQAHPKDMQQHFQGQGLNLGARKGGNVNSPRSVETAAMGMRGSGSGAAGSGLGSFSNSSYQGGLPPPFLSSSFSGESLLSGGEGRVGCGASSALHPQSDAGFLADFMTLQLRRKAAEAAGAQQASVGDTRQGAFSASFPGMASTPGASTASSGVSQPRGAPQETRSPSSLAAVTAAAVEALTQQYPQLTKEQAVLLLQKLRLSNSGLASSQNSAHYSSGDHHLSGSSSSSSGGGPTGMVSAAPSQGSIVAEGLGLAPGGGAFGSGSFSSFASARSAASEGGRGGAGRQQLMGASGSFEGMGEERSKAAGAFRTAASAAQRESELLGNSRNSAVSKGAASAGFGPAALSAGGEAVLRGWSAGGGANGALPGSLSSAAAAGAGGFSGEGPGFSSGPAPQYLQDPSRMPLGGGDRARDAFGGGDERRDAFGAGAFPQEGRGYFLPRGGAQAQTSSGEREGRGACPEGDTGSGQPWGPAGASGAAAAQGPGAGAASAGGERGGKRPDAMKDKCWQYVDPKGNIQGPFHREEMAMWNAMGYFDPALPVRCCGADRFIPLNKLYPPPQQPFSTTPKPQPMHI; this comes from the exons ATGGATCAGCCAGTCGCAGAAAGTgggggcgccgcgaggggcAGTTTGCCTGGGGGCGGAAAGGCGGTGGGGGTTTCTtctgcgggcgaggagaggtTGTGCGCGAAGAGTGCCTGTACATTTCTCGTTCAGGAgaagcgcggcctgcgcttTTTCCAGGTGCTaacggcgccctcgcccgacAGCAAGAAGGGAAAGAAGAAGCTGGTCGAGCTGTTCCACCGCACGGGGATGCAGCAGGCAACGTGGAGCCcctgcggccggcggctTGCAATCGTCTCGCAGGAACAGGGCCTTCTTGTCTTCCAACACCCCACCTGGGCCGTCGAGgacgtcgcggcgctctggaacaggcccgccgcgccctcctcgtacTGCAGCGAAaggggcgccgcagcgaaggccgcgaaggggggggcgggTGGCGTAGGGAGCGGAGTagaggccgaggaggacgaggaggcgaagcgggaAGAAATCAGCCAGGCGCTGATCAGCGAGATTGAGCAGTTGGCACTGCGGCTGCCCGAGGGCTCACTGGCCGCCAGCAGCCAGAGCCCGCCCAAGTACCTGCAGTGGTCACCGCTCGGCACATACCTCGTCGCGTTCTACAACGTGGAAAATCAGCGGAAAGCCatgggcgacgacgaggtcGGAAGCCAAGATCACAACGTCTTCGTCTGGAACGTCGGCACGAAAGCGATCGTTGCCTCCTTCTACGTCCGCAGACTCGTTGGATCTCAGTGGCCGCTCCTCAAGTGGAGAGACGACGAACTCTTCTGCTGCATCGCCTCCCGAAACTGCATCCAG GTGTTTGCGGGTCATGATCTGAAGAAGATGCTTTTGCGGTTCGCGGTGCCGCGCGTGTTCAACATCGAGCTCGCGCCATGCTTCTCGCCCGAGTTGGAGCAGGAGCTGATGATTGGCGCCTTCTGTccagcggcctctccgccgggGCCGACGCTCTCGAGTGTTGCGTCGCAGGGCTTGAGCACGCCGAATCCGCAGACTGCGCAGTTTTACGTCTTCCAGATCCCaagcgtcgcagccgccgcggcggaggctgcggcttcgcgaaGCTGCGACGTCGACTGGACGCTGAACCCGCAGACTGCGCTGCAGgacctgctgcaggcgcagcgcccgaACTTCGAGAAGACTGAGAGCGCGCTCaagtccgcggccgccctcgtGTCCGACCCCAACGCCGGCCtggtggggggggggaaggcggagaagaagaaggccgcgcagagcgacagcgagacagaggccgaCGCCAAGCGTGACGTCGCCGGCAAGCAGCTCGTCTTCCACACtgtcgacgaggaagaagtaaagggcgccctcgccgcagccagcaCCGACGTTGAGGCCTTCGAACGCGCCCTCGTGCGGTGCGTCGTCAGGCAGgttgtcgccgtcgcggactCGGCTGAACTCGCCTGGAGTCCCTCGGGCACCGGACTCATCGTCATGGCCAACACCACGGTCGACGCGGCGG GGGAGAACTACGGCGGCGTGGGCGACTGCTGGTACTtctgccgcgagccgccgctggaCGAGGTAGCCAGACTTCAGCAGATGCGCGCGGAGATGGAGAGTCTTTTGTCTTCCTGCGGGAGCTCGTCGCCTCACTTCCGCGCGATtcaggcggccgcagcgtcgGTCCACCGGTTCGCGGACGCGATTCAGAACCTAACCAGCTTCGTCAAAAAGCTGAGCAAAAAAGTCGCGCAAGATGCAAAGTGGAGTCCGACGCGAGACGAGTTTGTCCTCATTGAAGGGAAATCGCCTTCAG ATATCTACTTGCTGGACAAGCACTGCCACATTCGATTTTCATTCCCGCCGAAGTACCGCAACACCATCAACTGGGGTCCCTTTGGGCAGATGGTCGCCATCGGCGGCTTTGGCAACCTCGCAG GCGAGCTCAGCTTCTGGTACCGCGACAGCAACGTGCGAGGCATGTCGCTGATCACCGAgtggcgcgcggcctgcaccGTGCAGAGTCTCTGGGCCCCCAGCGGCGACTTGTTTCTGACGGCCTCCACCTATCCTCGCATGAAGGTCGATAACGTTTTCCGCGTATTCGATTACGAAG GGGAGGAAATCGCATCGGTCAAGTTCGAGGAGTTGTATAAAGTTGCGTGGAAGCCCGAGTCAGATCT GGCGCCGCcacccgcgccgcagcgcaacGAACTTGCCCTGGAGCAGACGAGCAAGGGATTCTATCGCCCCAAGAATGCGCAGGGCATTCTGGCGAGGGTCATGAGAG GTGAGCTAGACGAGAGTGCACTCCCGGAGGAACTCCGCAGGAAGCCAGAGgatgcgaagaagaagcgcggggCCGCGGGGACCCCAGGGACTGCCGGCGCGTCCGGTGCCGCGCCGATCGCGGCCGACGGCTCcaccgcgccggcaggcactagcaagaaggcggagagagactggGGCGGACTGCTTGACTGGAGACTTCATG CGAAAGAGGAgagtcgcgcggctgcggctgccgcggcggcggggtcgGGGCCGGAGGCGTCGTCGGAGGAAGGGACAACTGCGTCGTCGAAGGGgacagctgcagacgcagttGCGGGTGCGGGGCGAGCCCGGGGTCGTACGAAGAGTGGAGCTGGAGCCCAGAgtccggcgccggcggaggcggcggcccggGGGGTGAGTGgaggggcggccgcgacccgcggcggagccgggGCCAGTCAGGGGGGCAAGGGCACTTCGCTGTCATCGGCGTCTTCGACGTTCTCCACCGAACAGAGTCGCCGGTCTTCTCGTTCGCCAGTGCCCTCTGAAGGCGCGAAGGCCCCTGGAGACCGCGAAGAGGACAAGGAGAAACCGGCGTCGGTGTCCAGCCTcagctcgccgcggggcgagtctgccggcgcgcaggcgagcctcAGTCggtcgcgaggcgctgcggatgGCGACAACCACAGCCAGGAGCGGAAGCGCGACGGAAAAGGAAAGGGAGGAAAAAGTGCAAACAGCGAACGCCTGGACGCAGGTGGCACGGAGGGAGGGAAGCAAGAGATTCAACAAGGCATCGCCTgccacgaagaagaagcggaaacgTCGTCCTCGGTGGCAGGCACCTTGCctgaggaggccggcgcgcgcgccgcgcgtgctcAGGAAGCGCTTTCCACTGCTCAGCAGCGCGTGCTCCACGGGCATGGCAGCGTGTCGTTCCTCCAGGCGTTGACATCTTCAAACTCTTCATCTCTCTTCCGACCGTCTCCCCCCTCGTCTCTTTCCTCAGGAGCTGCGGGTCCTTCAccgctctcgtcttcgtaTCCGGGAGTCATAGGgccttcttcagcttcttcgaggtcgtcgtcttccgaccccgccccgccgtccgccgcctcgtccggGGCCTTCCCGTccaccgcctcgccgccgggcgccgcggcgccggggcggTCGGGGACAGTCCCCGTCGGCGGGGGGGCCGGCCCCTCGGGTTTCAACAAGGCTCCGGGCCCTTCCGCATCGCACACCAATGCCCCACCACACTACgaagagctgctgcgcgccttccgcaaCATCGTGCCGCCGGGCGCGCTGCACGTGCTTCAGCACCAGGAGGGCCGCGGGCAGCAACTCTCCTCGCTGGGGGGTGTCTCCGCggacggccgcggaggcccggGCGCGCAGGGCTCTGGGcccggcggggcggccggCGGCTTCGGGCAAGCCCACGGGGCCGACTCGAatgcggcggccgtcgccaaCGCCCAGGCAGCGTTGGGCGcagtcctcgcgcgcctgcagcagcagagcaaagcgggcagcggaggcgcgggggacGGGCGAGCAGGGAGCGCGTCTGTGCCTGGACACTTCCGGgctgcgcctggcggcgcgggccaAGGGGGATCTTCTGCGTCAAACGCGgcagccttctgcgccgAACTCGCGTCGCGAGTTCAGCAACAGAGAGGGAtggcaggaggcgcaggcgcctcgtcggTGGCGTCTTCTcagctgctgaagcagcagctTCTTCAGCAGTTTGCGCGGCAGCAGGGCCAGCTTagcggcgagggcctcgcggccttcaTGGCTCGCAGCGGGTCGCTtggcgaggggggcgggctggcgggcgccgcctcggagGGACGGGGCCCGAGCGGGcctggcgcaggcagcgcagccAGCTCGATCACGCACGCGCAAGAGGTGATGCAGCTGCTAGAGCACTTGCGTCGAGGCAACACGGCGGAGGCTGTCCAGTTCGCCCAGGGCAGTCGAGCTGTGTGGGCGCTCCtccaggccgcggcgcagaaacAGAAACTCCCAATGCAGACCCAGGCGCACCCGAAGGACATGCAGCAGCATTTCCAGGGGCAGGGCCTGAACCTCggcgcgaggaagggcgGCAACGTCAACAGTCCGCGGAGCGTGGAGACAGCGGCCATGGGgatgcgcggcagcggctccggGGCAGCAGGAAGTGGCCTGGGGTCGTTTTCGAACTCGAGTTACCAGGGGGGCCTCCCGCCGCCTTTCCTttcttcgtccttctccggGGAGTCGCTcttgagcggcggcgagggccggGTGGggtgcggcgcctcctccgcccttcacccgcagagcgacgcgggtTTCCTTGCGGACTTCATGACGCTTCAGCTTCGTCgcaaggcagcggaggccgcgggcgctcaGCAGGCATCGGTGGGTGATACGCGTCAAGGGgccttttctgcgtctttcCCCGGGATGGCGAGCACTCCCGGCGCGTCCACCGCGTCTTCGGGAGtctcgcagcctcgcggtGCGCCCCAGGAGACGAGGAGCCCgagctcgctcgccgcggtgACGGCCGCTGCAGTCGAGGCCCTCACGCAGCAGTACCCGCAGCTGACGAAGGAGCAAGCGGTCCTGCTGTTGCAGAAGCTGCGTCTGAGCAACTCGGGGCTGGCTTCCTCGCAGAACAGCGCGCACTacagcagcggcgaccaCCACTTGAGCggctcctcgtcgtcctccagcGGCGGGGGCCCGACAGGCATGgtgtccgcggcgccgtcgcaggGGTCGATTGTAGCGGAGGGCCTCGGGCTggcgccgggcggcggcgccttcggaTCGGGGTccttttcctccttcgcATCTGCACGCAGTGCGGCCTcggagggcggccgcggcggggcgggccgccagcagctcaTGGGCGCCTCAGGGTCGTTCGAGGGCATGGGCGAGGAGCGCAGCAAGGCGGCTGGAGCCTTCCGCAccgcagcgtctgctgcgcagcgggAGTCTGAGCTGCTGGGCAATTCGCGGAACTCGGCCGTGAGCaagggcgcggcgtcggcgggattcgggcccgcggcgctgagcgcgggcggcgaggcggtgctgcgcggctggtctgcaggaggaggcgcgaacggcgcgctgcctgggtcgctctcttcagccgcggcggccggcgccggaggcttTTCGGGCGAGGGGCCCGGGTTCTCCAGtgggccggcgccgcagtaCCTTCAGGACCCGAGCCGGAtgccgctcggcggcggcgacagggcCAGAgacgccttcggcggcggcgacgagcgcagagacgccttcGGCGCGGGGGCCTTCCCGCAAGAAGGCCGGGGCTACTTCCTCCCTCGAGGGGGAGCCCAAGCGCAGACAAGCAGCGGGGAacgcgagggacgcggcgcgtgccCCGAAGGCGACACAGGGAGTGGGCAGCCATGgggccccgcgggcgcgagcggcgccgcagccgctcagggcccaggcgccggcgctgcgagcgcaggcggcgagagaggcggaaaaaGGCCCGACGCCATGAAGGACAAGTGCTGGCAATATGTCGACCCGAAAGGAAACATTCAG gggCCGTTTCACCGCGAAGAAATGGCGATGTGGAATGCAATGGGGTACTTCGACCCCGCTTTGCCGGTGcggtgctgcggcgccgatcGCTTCATTCCGCTGAACAAGCTGTACccgccgcctcagcagcCGTTCTCGACGACGCCCAAGCCCCAGCCCATGCACATATAG